Proteins encoded together in one Pongo abelii isolate AG06213 chromosome 8, NHGRI_mPonAbe1-v2.0_pri, whole genome shotgun sequence window:
- the BBIP1 gene encoding BBSome-interacting protein 1 isoform X3, producing the protein MAEVKSMFREVLPKQGPLFVEDITTMVLCKPKLLPLKSLTLEKLEKMHQAAQNTIRQQEMAEKDQRQITH; encoded by the exons ATGGCGGAAGTGAAGTCGATGTTCCGGGAAGTTCTTCCAAAGCAAG GGCCATTGTTTGTGGAAGATATAACGACAATGGTGCTGTGTAAACCCAAACTTTTACCCTTAAAATCTCTGACTCTGGAAAAACTAGAGAAAATGCATCAAGCAGCACAGAATACAATTCGCCAACAAGAAATGGCAGAAAAGGATCAACGGCAAATAACCCACTGA
- the BBIP1 gene encoding BBSome-interacting protein 1 isoform X2 translates to MLKAAAKRPELSGKNTISNNLDMAEVKSMFREVLPKQGPLFVEDITTMVLCKPKLLPLKSLTLEKLEKMHQAAQNTIRQQEMAEKDQRQITH, encoded by the exons ATGCTTAAAGCTGCAGCAAAAAGACCAGAACTTTCAG GAAAAAACACTATATCCAACAACTTAGATATGGCGGAAGTGAAGTCGATGTTCCGGGAAGTTCTTCCAAAGCAAG GGCCATTGTTTGTGGAAGATATAACGACAATGGTGCTGTGTAAACCCAAACTTTTACCCTTAAAATCTCTGACTCTGGAAAAACTAGAGAAAATGCATCAAGCAGCACAGAATACAATTCGCCAACAAGAAATGGCAGAAAAGGATCAACGGCAAATAACCCACTGA
- the BBIP1 gene encoding BBSome-interacting protein 1 isoform X4 encodes MLKAAAKRPELSGPLFVEDITTMVLCKPKLLPLKSLTLEKLEKMHQAAQNTIRQQEMAEKDQRQITH; translated from the exons ATGCTTAAAGCTGCAGCAAAAAGACCAGAACTTTCAG GGCCATTGTTTGTGGAAGATATAACGACAATGGTGCTGTGTAAACCCAAACTTTTACCCTTAAAATCTCTGACTCTGGAAAAACTAGAGAAAATGCATCAAGCAGCACAGAATACAATTCGCCAACAAGAAATGGCAGAAAAGGATCAACGGCAAATAACCCACTGA
- the BBIP1 gene encoding BBSome-interacting protein 1 isoform X1 gives MLKAAAKRPELSGLLKFNNCGILSESPLTSQRTTWLLYQSSSFIPGFAYPSRCLKTIGGVYKQARKKHYIQQLRYGGSEVDVPGSSSKARAIVCGRYNDNGAV, from the exons ATGCTTAAAGCTGCAGCAAAAAGACCAGAACTTTCAG GGCTTCTCAAATTTAATAACTGTGGAATCTTATCAGAAAGTCCATTAACATCTCAAAGAACAACGTGGTTATTGTATCAATCATCATCCTTTATACCAGGATTTGCATATCCTTCAAGATGCCTGAAGACAATCGGAGGGGTATACAAGCAAGCAAG GAAAAAACACTATATCCAACAACTTAGATATGGCGGAAGTGAAGTCGATGTTCCGGGAAGTTCTTCCAAAGCAAG GGCCATTGTTTGTGGAAGATATAACGACAATGGTGCTGTGTAA